The following proteins come from a genomic window of Populus nigra chromosome 6, ddPopNigr1.1, whole genome shotgun sequence:
- the LOC133696863 gene encoding protein DETOXIFICATION 12-like has product MSMEESLLLPKKRSELEGRERLVLTRDVFTQEAKKLAYIAGPMVVTITSLYLLLVISNMMVGHLGELALSSAAISISFCNVTGMSLLNGLASALETLCGQAYGAQQYQKVGHQTYGAMFSLVLVASLVSLVWINVEKVLILIGQDPIIAHEAGRFTLWTVPTLFAYAIFQPLSRYLQIQSLTIPMLASSVVTLLLHIPLCWFLVFKSGLENVGGALAISISNWLNVIFLLLYMKYSSACAKTRVPVSMEMFHGIGEFFRFAIPSAVMICLQWWAYEIVVLLSGLLSNPQLETSVLSVCLTTTSTLYSIPYGIGAAVSTRVSNELGAGRPQAARIAVYTVMILAIIEVIIVSGTLFGTRDIFGYSFSNEKEVVDYVSNMTPLVCLSVILDGLQVVLSGVARGCGWQHIGAYVNLAAFYLCGVPVAAILGLWLQLKARGLWIGIQVGAILQTVLLSLITSCTNWEKQASDARERIFEKRYSVESVLEQ; this is encoded by the exons ATGAGCATGGAAGAGAGTTTACTGCTACCGAAAAAGAGATCAGAATTAGAAGGAAGGGAAAGATTAGTCCTAACACGGGATGTGTTCACTCAAGAAGCGAAAAAGCTTGCTTATATAGCAGGACCCATGGTGGTTACCATTACTTCCCTTTACTTGTTACTGGTTATATCAAATATGATGGTGGGTCATTTGGGAGAGCTAGCTCTTTCAAGCGCTGCAATATCCATCTCCTTCTGTAATGTAACCGGCATGAGTCTTCTT AACGGATTGGCAAGTGCACTGGAAACTTTATGTGGGCAAGCTTATGGAGCTCAACAGTATCAAAAAGTGGGACATCAAACTTATGGTGCTATGTTCTCCCTAGTTTTAGTTGCTTCCCTTGTGTCTCTTGTTTGGATTAACGTGGAAAAGGTGCTCATATTAATTGGCCAAGATCCCATAATTGCACATGAAGCTGGAAGATTTACATTATGGACTGTTCCTACCCTTTTTGCTTATGCAATATTTCAGCCACTTTCTCGATACCttcaaattcaaagtttaaCCATTCCAATGCTTGCGAGCTCTGTTGTCACTCTTCTTTTACATATACCCCTATGCTGGTTCTTAGTATTCAAGTCTGGACTAGAAAATGTTGGAGGAGCATTAGCTATCAGCATTTCAAATTggttaaatgttatttttcttttattgtacATGAAATATTCTTCTGCCTGTGCAAAAACCCGTGTCCCAGTTTCAATGGAGATGTTCCATGGAATTGGAGAATTCTTCCGTTTTGCTATCCCATCTGCCGTGATGATTTG CCTGCAATGGTGGGCGTATGAGATTGTAGTCTTGCTATCAGGGCTCTTATCAAATCCACAACTCGAGACTTCAGTCCTATCTGTGTG TCTCACTACAACCTCAACACTCTACTCAATACCGTATGGAATAGGTGCTGCAGTAAG CACTAGAGTCTCAAATGAATTAGGAGCTGGGCGCCCACAAGCTGCTCGCATAGCCGTCTACACTGTTATGATTCTAGCAATCATTGAAGTAATTATAGTAAGCGGAACCCTCTTTGGCACCCGAGACATTTTTGGTTACAGTTTTAGCAACGAGAAGGAAGTTGTGGACTATGTTTCCAACATGACCCCTCTGGTTTGTTTGTCTGTTATATTAGATGGCTTACAAGTGGTTCTTTCAG GTGTTGCAAGGGGATGTGGGTGGCAGCATATAGGGGCTTATGTCAATCTTGCTGCATTTTATCTTTGTGGGGTTCCAGTGGCTGCCATACTGGGCCTTTGGTTGCAGTTGAAAGCAAGGGGCCTTTGGATAGGCATACAAGTTGGTGCCATTTTGCAAACAGTTCTTCTCTCCCTCATAACAAGCTGTACGAATTGGGAAAAACAG GCAAGTGACGCAAGGGAAAGAATATTTGAGAAAAGATATTCAGTAGAAAGCGTATTAGAGCAATGA
- the LOC133696876 gene encoding protein DETOXIFICATION 16-like isoform X1 has product MPRKMETGAEKSSLESLLIRNQERSHGVDGEVSKQGCFCREDFIGEAKKQLWLAGPLIAVSLLQYCLQVISIMFVGHLGELALSSASMACSFASVTGFSVLLGMGSALETLCGQAYGAKQYHMLGIHTQRAMLTLLIVSIPLAIIWFYTGTLLLSLGQDAEISAGAGTFNRWLIPSLFAYGLLQCLNRLLQTQNNVFPMMLSSGATSLLHIIVCWGLVFKSGLGSKGAALAITISNWINVFLLAIYVKYSPTCAKTWTGFSKEALHDIFSFVKLAVPSAIMICLEYWSFEMVVLLSGLLPNPKLEASVLSISLNTCWMVYMISVGLGGTISTRVSNELGAGRPQGARLAICVMIIIALSEGAAVGITTILVRQVWGNLYSNEEEVIAYVANMMPLLALSDFLDGFQCVLSGAARGCGWQNLCAFINLGAYYVVAIPSAVLLAFIFHIGGMGLWMGIICGLVVQVVALVSVNACTDWDREAAKAISRVEETGIDSHGT; this is encoded by the exons ATGCCAAGGAAGATGGAAACTGGAGCGGAAAAATCAAGTCTTGAATCACTTCTGATTCGGAACCAAGAAAGAAGCCATGGAGTTGATGGGGAGGTATCTAAACAAGGTTGTTTTTGCAGAGAGGATTTTATTGGCGAAGCAAAGAAGCAACTATGGCTTGCAGGGCCTCTTATAGCAGTGAGTTTGCTGCAGTATTGCTTACAAGTGATATCGATCATGTTTGTTGGTCATCTTGGCGAGCTTGCTCTTTCTAGTGCTTCCATGGCATGTTCCTTCGCTTCAGTTACTGGTTTCAGTGTATTG ctAGGAATGGGAAGTGCATTGGAGACGCTGTGCGGGCAAGCCTATGGTGCCAAACAATACCACATGCTTGGTATTCACACACAGAGAGCAATGCTAACACTCCTAATAGTAAGCATCCCTCTAGCAATCATTTGGTTTTACACTGGTACCCTTCTCTTATCTTTAGGCCAAGACGCTGAGATTTCAGCAGGAGCAGGGACATTTAACCGCTGGTTGATTCCAAGCCTATTCGCTTACGGCCTGCTTCAATGCCTTAACAGATTGTTACAAacccaaaataatgttttcCCTATGATGCTAAGCTCCGGGGCCACATCTTTGCTGCACATTATTGTGTGTTGGGGTCTTGTTTTTAAATCTGGACTTGGAAGTAAAGGTGCTGCCTTGGCGATTACTATTTCGAATTGGATTAATGTATTTCTGCTAGCAATATATGTAAAGTACTCGCCTACTTGCGCGAAAACTTGGACCGGCTTTTCAAAAGAAGCTTTGCATGATATTTTCAGCTTTGTAAAGCTTGCAGTTCCTTCAGCAATCATGATATG CTTGGAGTATTGGTCATTTGAGATGGTGGTTCTGCTATCCGGTCTTCTCCCAAATCCCAAACTAGAGGCATCTGTGCTATCAATAAG CCTTAACACATGTTGGATGGTCTATATGATCTCTGTTGGCCTTGGTGGAACCATAAG TACAAGAGTATCAAATGAACTGGGGGCTGGGCGCCCACAAGGTGCACGTTTGGCTATCTGTGTTATGATCATCATCGCCCTGTCAGAGGGTGCAGCGGTTGGAATTACTACAATTTTGGTACGCCAAGTATGGGGAAATCTCTACAGCAATGAAGAAGAAGTGATAGCATATGTTGCTAATATGATGCCACTGCTAGCACTATCTGACTTCTTGGATGGATTCCAATGCGTGCTTTCAG GAGCCGCAAGAGGATGTGGGTGGCAAAATCTGTGTGCATTTATCAACCTTGGAGCTTACTATGTTGTGGCAATTCCTTCAGCTGTTCTCCTTGCTTTCATCTTCCATATTGGAGGCATG GGGCTTTGGATGGGGATCATATGTGGCCTCGTTGTGCAAGTTGTGGCGCTTGTTTCTGTAAATGCATGTACAGATTGGGATCGAGAg gcAGCTAAAGCCATCAGTCGAGTCGAAGAAACTGGCATTGACTCGCATGGAACAT
- the LOC133697853 gene encoding sec-independent protein translocase protein TATC, chloroplastic — protein MGSASLIPHLQLHGCFYKRLDSVRNEHQQFPSLQLNINSKRRGRLRFDAPHTRSTSFRRVVCFAAVDDDVSEQQQQQQQDSTSTSSLLEDRPDVVDSLPQNFGQDSEGSPIYNFLYPQKELLPDDKEMSLFDHLEELRERIFVSVFAVGAAIVGCFAFSKELVIVLEAPVKSQGVRFLQLGPGEFFFTTLKVSGYCGLLLGSPIILYEIIAFVLPGLTKSERRFLGPIVLGSSVLFYAGIIFSYLILTPAALNFFVSYAEGAVESLWSIDQYFEFVLVLMFSTGLSFQVPVIQILLGQVGLVSGDQMLSIWRYVVVGAVVAAAVLTPSTDPLTQLLLAGPLLGLYLGGAWVVKLTGR, from the exons ATGGGGAGCGCGAGTCTCATCCCCCATCTGCAACTCCACGGTTGCTTCTACAAACGCTTGGACTCCGTCAGAAACGAACACCAACAATTCCCTTCACTACAGCTCAACATTAATTCCAAGAGGAGAGGGAGATTGAGATTCGATGCTCCGCATACCAGGTCGACAAGTTTCAGAAGAGTCGTTTGTTTCGCTGCTGTTGACGATGACGTCTccgagcagcagcagcagcagcagcaagatTCAACCAGTACTAGCTCACTTCTCGAGGATAGGCCTG ATGTGGTCGATAGTTTGCCACAAAACTTTGGGCAAGATAGTGAAGGAAGTCCAATTTACAATTTTCTTTATCCCCAAAAAGAGCTACTTCCCGATGATAAAGAAATGAGCTTATTTGATCACCTTGAAGAGCTGCGAGAGAGAatatttgtttcagtttttgCGGTTGGAGCTGCTATCGTGGGATGCTTTGCATTTTCAAAAGAACTCGTTATAGTTCTTGAAGCTCCTGTTAAATCGCAAGGTGTACGATTTCTGCAACTAGGTCCTGGTGAATTTTTCTTCACAACTTTAAAG GTTTCAGGATATTGTGGCCTTCTTTTGGGAAGCCCGATTATTCTCTATGAGATCATAGCCTTTGTTCTTCCAGGTTTAACAAAATCAGAGAGAAGGTTCCTGGGACCGATTGTTTTAGGTTCCTCGGTACTTTTCTATGCTGGAATTATTTTCTCCTATTTGATTTTAACTCCAGCAGCTTTGAATTTCTTCGTTAGTTATGCTGAAGGGGCTGTGGAATCTTTGTGGTCTATTGATCAATACTTCGAGTTTGTGCTTGTGCTTATGTTCAGCACAGGCTTGTCATTCCAG GTTCCTGTGATACAAATTCTTCTTGGACAAGTTGGCCTAGTTTCAGGAGACCAAATGCTTTCGATTTGGAGATATGTTGTAGTTGGTGCAGTTGTTGCAGCAGCTGTACTTACACCATCAACAGATCCTCTTACTCAGTTGCTTCTAGCAGGACCGCTTCTAGGTCTTTACTTGGGTGGTGCATGGGTTGTCAAGCTTACAGGCCGATGA
- the LOC133697865 gene encoding uncharacterized protein LOC133697865, translating to MGKAERERLNQSLSGHLNTIHETLQVFDQTPASSLDKLTWDVVVKMGDQVSKQATIAGMLWTGETPEAKAVEENMATYFNTLQGLLLLSHGNMVGAGPTLASAIHSSIKQVVECSFKLMMETVSSFAGSRNKDLKPLVPQLVGAVWEACTALKKTPASNITAIGRAMTQVAVSVKDVLREMEELKPVSSNQTEEASNDDASHAETRLGDNDSLSDDLGNDLSPEEMEVAQSAIGVVSETVVLIKELIRTITGLLKQEKPEDIGNFVDTLEKLLKLCQEIGVQIDELGACLYPPQEFPAMKAALEKFSSAIDKVWTEIESLTSSSEAAFQACNDLKRSLKQMEATLVAVVLVI from the exons ATGGGAAAAGCGGAGAGAGAGCGTCTGAATCAAAGTCTGAGTGGGCACCTCAACACCATCCATGAGACCCTCCAGgttttc GATCAGACACCAGCTTCATCACTTGATAAACTGACCTGGGATGTTGTTGTTAAAATGGGCGATCAAGTCTCCAAGCAAGCTACTATTG CTGGAATGCTCTGGACTGGGGAAACACCAGAAGCTAAAGCGGTTGAGGAAAACATGGCAACCTACTTCAATACGCTCCAGGGTTTGCTTCTGCTTTCTCATGGAAATATGGTAGGTGCAGGACCTACTCTTGCATCTGCTATCCATTCATCCATTAAGCAAGTTGTTGAATGCAGTTTTAAGTTGATGATGGAAACTGTCTCCTCATTTG CAGGATCTCGAAATAAAGACCTCAAACCTTTAGTCCCACAATTAGTTGGTGCAGTATGGGAAGCATGCACTGCTCTTAAGAAGACTCCTGCTTCAAATATCACAGCGATTGGGCGAGCAATGACACAGGTTGCAGTTTCAGTGAAGGATGTTCTTCGAGAGATGGAGGAGCTCAAGCCAGTATCCTCCAATCAGACAGAAGAAGCTTCCAATGATGATGCTTCTCATGCAGAAACTAGACTCGGTGACAATGATAGTCTGAGTGATGACCTAGGCAATGACCTGTCACCTGAAGAGATGGAAGTTGCTCAATCAGCAATTGGGGTTGTGTCTGAGACAGTTGTACTCATAAAAGAACTTATCCGCACCATCACTGGTTTGCTTAAGCAAGAAAAGCCTGAAGACATCGGCAATTTTGTGGACACTCTGGAGAAGTTATTGAAGCTGTGCCAAGAGATTGGAGTGCAGATTGATGAGCTTGGGGCCTGTCTTTATCCCCCGCAAGAATTTCCAGCTATGAAGGCAGCTTTGGAGAAATTTTCTAGTGCTATTGACAAAGTGTGGACAGAGATAGAAAGTTTGACAAGCTCTTCAGAAGCTGCTTTCCAGGCATGCAATGATTTGAAAAGGTCATTGAAACAAATGGAAGCTACACTGGTTGCTGTAGTTCTAGTGATATAG
- the LOC133696876 gene encoding protein DETOXIFICATION 16-like isoform X2 produces MPRKMETGAEKSSLESLLIRNQERSHGVDGEVSKQGCFCREDFIGEAKKQLWLAGPLIAVSLLQYCLQVISIMFVGHLGELALSSASMACSFASVTGFSVLLGMGSALETLCGQAYGAKQYHMLGIHTQRAMLTLLIVSIPLAIIWFYTGTLLLSLGQDAEISAGAGTFNRWLIPSLFAYGLLQCLNRLLQTQNNVFPMMLSSGATSLLHIIVCWGLVFKSGLGSKGAALAITISNWINVFLLAIYVKYSPTCAKTWTGFSKEALHDIFSFVKLAVPSAIMICLEYWSFEMVVLLSGLLPNPKLEASVLSISLNTCWMVYMISVGLGGTISTRVSNELGAGRPQGARLAICVMIIIALSEGAAVGITTILVRQVWGNLYSNEEEVIAYVANMMPLLALSDFLDGFQCVLSVHLFRSRKRMWVAKSVCIYQPWSLLCCGNSFSCSPCFHLPYWRHGALDGDHMWPRCASCGACFCKCMYRLGSRGS; encoded by the exons ATGCCAAGGAAGATGGAAACTGGAGCGGAAAAATCAAGTCTTGAATCACTTCTGATTCGGAACCAAGAAAGAAGCCATGGAGTTGATGGGGAGGTATCTAAACAAGGTTGTTTTTGCAGAGAGGATTTTATTGGCGAAGCAAAGAAGCAACTATGGCTTGCAGGGCCTCTTATAGCAGTGAGTTTGCTGCAGTATTGCTTACAAGTGATATCGATCATGTTTGTTGGTCATCTTGGCGAGCTTGCTCTTTCTAGTGCTTCCATGGCATGTTCCTTCGCTTCAGTTACTGGTTTCAGTGTATTG ctAGGAATGGGAAGTGCATTGGAGACGCTGTGCGGGCAAGCCTATGGTGCCAAACAATACCACATGCTTGGTATTCACACACAGAGAGCAATGCTAACACTCCTAATAGTAAGCATCCCTCTAGCAATCATTTGGTTTTACACTGGTACCCTTCTCTTATCTTTAGGCCAAGACGCTGAGATTTCAGCAGGAGCAGGGACATTTAACCGCTGGTTGATTCCAAGCCTATTCGCTTACGGCCTGCTTCAATGCCTTAACAGATTGTTACAAacccaaaataatgttttcCCTATGATGCTAAGCTCCGGGGCCACATCTTTGCTGCACATTATTGTGTGTTGGGGTCTTGTTTTTAAATCTGGACTTGGAAGTAAAGGTGCTGCCTTGGCGATTACTATTTCGAATTGGATTAATGTATTTCTGCTAGCAATATATGTAAAGTACTCGCCTACTTGCGCGAAAACTTGGACCGGCTTTTCAAAAGAAGCTTTGCATGATATTTTCAGCTTTGTAAAGCTTGCAGTTCCTTCAGCAATCATGATATG CTTGGAGTATTGGTCATTTGAGATGGTGGTTCTGCTATCCGGTCTTCTCCCAAATCCCAAACTAGAGGCATCTGTGCTATCAATAAG CCTTAACACATGTTGGATGGTCTATATGATCTCTGTTGGCCTTGGTGGAACCATAAG TACAAGAGTATCAAATGAACTGGGGGCTGGGCGCCCACAAGGTGCACGTTTGGCTATCTGTGTTATGATCATCATCGCCCTGTCAGAGGGTGCAGCGGTTGGAATTACTACAATTTTGGTACGCCAAGTATGGGGAAATCTCTACAGCAATGAAGAAGAAGTGATAGCATATGTTGCTAATATGATGCCACTGCTAGCACTATCTGACTTCTTGGATGGATTCCAATGCGTGCTTTCAG TTCATTTGTTTAGGAGCCGCAAGAGGATGTGGGTGGCAAAATCTGTGTGCATTTATCAACCTTGGAGCTTACTATGTTGTGGCAATTCCTTCAGCTGTTCTCCTTGCTTTCATCTTCCATATTGGAGGCATG GGGCTTTGGATGGGGATCATATGTGGCCTCGTTGTGCAAGTTGTGGCGCTTGTTTCTGTAAATGCATGTACAGATTGGGATCGAGAg gcAGCTAA
- the LOC133696655 gene encoding protein DETOXIFICATION 12-like — protein sequence MEESLLPREVDEKGQGISGPTPTPTWGVFIQEVKRLGYIAGPMVAVILTQYSLQVISMMMVGHLGELALSSAAMALSLSGVTGFSLMMGMASALETLCGQAYGAKQYKKLGTQTYTAIFCLNLACIPLSVIWIYMGKILHFTGQDPAISHEAGKFTVWLVPALFAYATLQPLVRYFQTQSFIMPMLISSCATLCFHIPLCWALVYKSGLKNVGSAVAMGISYWLNVIFLGLYIKYSSACAKTRVPIYKELFYGVGEFFRFAIPSAVMICLEWWSFELLILLSGFLPNPQLETSVLSVCLMTISTLYGIPFGLGAAASTRVANELGAGNPRAARLAVYAAMFLAVSETIIVTSALFASRRVFGYLFSNEKEVIDYVTTMAPLVCLSVIMDSLQGVLSGVARGCGWQHIGAYINLGAFYLCGIPAAALLAFWLNLGGMGLWIGIQTGAFTQTILLSIVTSCTNWEKQARMARERIFEGHDNGLI from the exons ATGGAAGAGAGTTTGCTACCAAGAGAGGTTGACGAGAAAGGGCAGGGTATTAGTGGTCCAACTCCAACCCCAACATGGGGTGTATTCATTCAAGAAGTGAAAAGACTTGGTTACATAGCGGGTCCTATGGTGGCTGTGATTCTAACACAGTACTCCTTGCAAGTTATATCCATGATGATGGTTGGTCACCTTGGTGAGCTTGCCCTCTCTAGTGCCGCCATGGCTCTCTCTCTTTCCGGTGTCACCGGTTTCAGTCTCATG ATGGGGATGGCAAGTGCATTGGAAACTCTATGCGGGCAGGCTTATGGAGCTAagcaatataaaaaacttgGAACTCAAACTTATACTGCAATTTTCTGCCTAAACTTAGCCTGTATCCCTCTATCTGTCATATGGATCTACATGGGAAAGATACTCCATTTCACTGGTCAAGATCCAGCAATTTCGCATGAAGCCGGAAAATTTACAGTGTGGCTTGTTCCTGCACTCTTTGCTTATGCAACTCTTCAGCCACTTGTTAGATATTTTCAGACACAAAGTTTTATCATGCCCATGCTGATTAGCTCTTGTGCCACTCTTTGTTTCCATATACCTCTCTGCTGGGCCTTAGTATACAAGTCTGGGCTAAAAAATGTGGGATCTGCGGTAGCAATGGGTATTTCGTATTGGTTGAATGTAATCTTTCTTGGATTATACATAAAGTACTCTTCCGCCTGTGCAAAAACTCGTGTTCCAATTTATAAGGAGTTATTCTACGGGGTCGGAGAGTTTTTCCGCTTCGCCATCCCATCTGCAGTAATGATCTG CCTTGAGTGGTGGTCATTTGAGCTGCTTATCTTGCTCTCAGGGTTCTTACCAAATCCACAGCTTGAAACTTCAGTCCTATCCGTGTG TCTCATGACTATTTCAACACTTTATGGAATACCATTTGGACTTGGTGCCGCAGCAAG CACTAGAGTCGCAAATGAACTAGGAGCTGGGAACCCACGAGCAGCGCGCTTAGCTGTCTATGCTGCGATGTTTCTTGCAGTTTCAGAGACAATTATAGTAACTTCAGCCCTTTTTGCCAGCAGGCGTGTTTTTGGCTATCTTTTCAGCAATGAAAAGGAAGTAATTGATTATGTCACAACGATGGCCCCTCTGGTTTGTCTGTCGGTTATAATGGACAGCTTACAAGGAGTACTTTCAG GGGTTGCAAGAGGGTGTGGATGGCAGCATATAGGGGCTTATATAAATCTCGGAGCCTTCTATCTTTGTGGGATTCCAGCTGCTGCCTTGTTGGCTTTCTGGTTAAATTTAGGAGGCATGGGCCTCTGGATTGGAATTCAAACCGGTGCCTTCACTCAAACAATTTTACTCTCTATTGTCACGAGCTGCACAAATTGGGAAAAACAG GCAAGAATGGCAAGGGAGAGGATTTTTGAAGGTCATGACAATGGATTAATATGA